Proteins from a genomic interval of Amycolatopsis sp. cg13:
- a CDS encoding helix-turn-helix domain-containing protein, with protein sequence MTSRAGVLLREMRRQAGLTQEQLAERSEVSVSTIRRLENGKPIDPRMGTVKLLADALGSTTAERRALLAEFGVSPAPEEAEPPRIRSALSEAADQFAQVVASRWQREEEQRRVHDPFPLPVRWELAAERLTDRWDNIRNVPPGGATEPLKLDGELDDIAEVYRRIPSGRLVVLGRAGSGKTILTLRFVLSCLRTRAAGEPVPTIFAISTWDPTASTLRDWLIERLPQDYPDYPGLTASLAAELVETGCILPVLDGFDEISGGLHAAALAALSATSLPFLLTTRPGEYATAVAATDVPTSAAGVELLDLTPADVANYLPRTTSRDGNRWGPVLAEMRGRPDGHLATALRTPLMVGLARTVYSDVPGRDPAILLDTTRFPTSDAVEDHLLASFVPTVYRHRPPHLARPLRSWDPGRAQRWLGYLAQHVGQLDDHDLAWWQLGTSLRRSSRILAVVAASTLAIAVLNWLVFVPLDLIGRGSAFTFRAGLMDGLLIGPMVGLAFGLVYGLMIVCGGKTIEPSRVQIRLRGRHRTGRQFLRTYAARLGTALLGGFVIGLGYGPVNTALHGLLFGFPPDGKSLVEKMLVPTLVYGLIFGLAAGLVFGLMAALEIPLDVGSAATPLGLLATNRTTAVRQLLILVPTVALAIAFGGWLLVELLQGPLGPLRWPLSAGLLIGAVGGLGGGLSYVLAFTAWGQWVLLARIWLPLTGRLPWAVTEFLDDAYRRGVLRQAGAVYQFRHARLQDHLERDFRSRTARN encoded by the coding sequence GTGACGAGCCGGGCCGGCGTTCTGCTGCGGGAGATGCGGCGTCAGGCCGGGTTGACGCAAGAGCAATTGGCGGAGCGCTCCGAGGTCAGCGTCAGCACTATCCGGCGGCTGGAGAACGGCAAACCCATCGATCCGCGGATGGGCACCGTGAAGCTGCTGGCCGATGCGCTGGGAAGCACGACGGCCGAGCGGCGCGCGCTGCTGGCCGAGTTCGGCGTCTCCCCCGCGCCTGAGGAAGCCGAGCCGCCGCGCATCCGGAGCGCGCTTTCCGAAGCCGCGGACCAATTCGCGCAGGTGGTCGCTTCTCGCTGGCAACGCGAAGAAGAGCAACGCAGGGTCCACGATCCCTTTCCGCTGCCGGTCCGATGGGAGCTGGCGGCCGAACGGCTGACCGATCGCTGGGACAACATCCGCAACGTCCCTCCCGGCGGTGCGACGGAACCGCTGAAGCTGGACGGCGAACTGGACGACATCGCGGAGGTCTACCGGCGGATCCCGTCCGGGCGGCTGGTGGTGCTGGGCCGGGCCGGTTCCGGGAAGACGATCCTGACGCTGCGGTTCGTGCTGAGCTGCCTCCGGACGCGCGCCGCCGGCGAGCCGGTGCCGACCATCTTCGCCATCAGCACGTGGGACCCGACGGCCAGCACGCTGCGGGACTGGCTGATCGAACGGCTGCCGCAGGACTATCCCGACTATCCCGGCCTCACCGCTTCGCTGGCCGCCGAACTGGTCGAAACCGGGTGCATCCTGCCGGTTCTGGACGGGTTCGACGAGATCTCCGGCGGACTGCACGCCGCCGCGCTGGCCGCGCTCAGCGCCACCTCGCTGCCGTTCCTTCTGACCACGCGCCCCGGCGAATACGCGACGGCGGTCGCCGCGACCGACGTGCCGACTTCGGCCGCGGGCGTGGAACTGCTCGACCTGACCCCGGCCGACGTCGCGAATTACCTGCCCCGCACCACCTCCCGCGACGGAAACCGGTGGGGCCCGGTGCTCGCCGAGATGCGCGGCCGTCCCGACGGGCACCTGGCGACGGCCCTGCGAACGCCGCTGATGGTGGGTCTCGCGCGGACCGTCTACAGCGACGTCCCCGGCCGCGACCCGGCGATTTTGCTGGACACCACCCGGTTTCCGACCTCCGACGCCGTCGAAGACCACCTGCTAGCCAGCTTCGTGCCCACCGTGTACCGGCACCGGCCCCCGCATCTGGCGCGCCCGCTCCGGAGCTGGGACCCCGGACGCGCCCAGCGGTGGCTGGGCTATCTCGCCCAGCACGTGGGCCAGCTCGACGACCACGATCTCGCCTGGTGGCAACTGGGCACTTCGCTGCGCCGGTCGTCGCGGATCCTCGCCGTCGTCGCGGCTTCGACGCTGGCGATCGCCGTGCTGAACTGGCTGGTCTTCGTCCCGCTCGACCTGATCGGCCGCGGCAGCGCGTTCACCTTCCGCGCGGGCCTGATGGACGGACTCCTGATCGGGCCGATGGTCGGCCTGGCCTTCGGACTGGTCTACGGCCTGATGATCGTGTGCGGCGGGAAGACGATCGAGCCGTCGCGCGTCCAGATCCGGTTGCGGGGACGACATCGAACCGGACGGCAATTCCTCCGCACCTACGCCGCCCGGCTCGGCACCGCCCTGCTGGGCGGCTTCGTGATCGGACTCGGATACGGCCCAGTCAACACCGCTTTGCACGGCCTGCTCTTCGGTTTCCCGCCGGACGGCAAGTCCCTGGTCGAGAAAATGCTGGTCCCCACGCTCGTTTACGGACTCATCTTCGGGCTGGCCGCCGGTCTCGTGTTCGGGCTGATGGCCGCGCTGGAAATCCCGCTGGACGTCGGCTCGGCCGCCACTCCGCTCGGCCTGCTGGCCACAAACCGCACGACTGCGGTGCGGCAGTTGCTGATTCTGGTGCCGACAGTCGCCCTAGCCATCGCTTTCGGAGGGTGGCTGCTGGTTGAACTTCTCCAAGGCCCGCTGGGTCCGCTTCGCTGGCCGCTGTCGGCGGGCCTGCTGATCGGAGCTGTAGGCGGTCTGGGTGGCGGGCTTTCTTATGTGCTGGCGTTCACGGCTTGGGGACAGTGGGTGCTGCTGGCGCGGATCTGGCTGCCGCTGACCGGTCGGCTGCCGTGGGCGGTGACGGAGTTTCTCGACGACGCGTACCGGCGCGGGGTGTTGCGGCAGGCTGGGGCGGTGTATCAGTTTCGCCATGCGCGGCTTCAGGATCATCTCGAGCGCGATT
- a CDS encoding serine hydrolase domain-containing protein, whose protein sequence is MRTLRRTASVLASVVVAVALAAPASASDAHADTQAVLNGYQSHAGPGAAVYAGNASGSWHLSAGSATITGPARPLRPDERFRIASQTKTFTASVVLQLVDEGKVMLDAPIEHYLPGLVDGNGYDGNRITVRQLLQHTAGIPAPDVVAWAQKAAGFVKPDGSIGLRDLVQVGLRNFPPASAPGTSVLYSNLGYLINGLLIEQVTGMSVGDAITTRIIDRLGLAQTSFPHAGDRSLPAPYLAGYRGVRAGPFFFWTETTSAPVISEPSIESSAGAVVSTLSDLSVFYRALLDGKVVSPAALAEMRRTIQVPVHDPNYVGLGLGLQAITLSCGGEAWFHNGVAASGYTSLTAVTDDGRYASMMTNAWELTSIRPSPVDVIDSALCGSRQ, encoded by the coding sequence GTGCGCACACTGAGACGGACGGCTTCGGTGCTGGCGAGCGTCGTCGTCGCCGTGGCGCTGGCCGCACCGGCGTCCGCGTCCGACGCCCACGCCGACACCCAGGCTGTCCTCAACGGCTACCAGTCCCACGCCGGACCGGGCGCGGCCGTTTATGCGGGCAACGCGTCCGGGTCGTGGCATCTGTCCGCCGGCAGCGCGACGATCACCGGACCCGCGCGCCCGCTGCGGCCGGACGAGCGCTTCCGCATCGCCAGCCAGACCAAGACCTTCACCGCGTCGGTCGTCCTGCAACTCGTCGACGAGGGCAAGGTAATGCTCGACGCGCCGATCGAGCATTACCTGCCCGGCCTCGTCGACGGCAACGGCTACGACGGCAACCGGATCACCGTCCGCCAGCTGCTCCAGCACACCGCCGGAATCCCCGCGCCGGATGTGGTGGCCTGGGCCCAGAAAGCGGCCGGGTTCGTCAAACCGGACGGCAGCATCGGTCTTCGCGACCTGGTCCAGGTCGGGCTGCGCAACTTCCCGCCCGCGTCCGCGCCGGGCACGAGCGTGCTGTACTCCAACCTCGGCTACCTGATCAACGGCCTGCTGATCGAGCAGGTCACCGGGATGTCCGTCGGCGACGCGATCACCACGCGGATCATCGACCGGCTCGGCCTGGCGCAGACCAGTTTCCCGCACGCGGGCGACCGGTCCCTGCCCGCGCCGTACCTCGCCGGGTACCGCGGGGTCCGGGCGGGCCCGTTCTTCTTCTGGACCGAGACGACCTCGGCGCCGGTCATCTCCGAACCGTCGATCGAAAGCTCGGCCGGCGCGGTCGTCTCGACGCTGTCGGACCTGTCGGTGTTCTATCGCGCGCTGCTCGACGGCAAGGTCGTCTCCCCGGCCGCGCTGGCCGAGATGCGCCGGACGATCCAGGTCCCGGTGCACGACCCGAACTACGTCGGCCTGGGCCTCGGCCTGCAGGCGATCACGCTGTCCTGCGGCGGGGAAGCCTGGTTCCACAACGGCGTCGCGGCGTCCGGCTACACCTCGCTGACCGCGGTGACCGACGACGGCCGGTACGCCTCGATGATGACCAACGCGTGGGAGCTGACGAGCATCCGGCCCTCGCCGGTCGACGTGATCGACTCCGCTCTCTGCGGCAGCAGGCAGTGA
- a CDS encoding alpha/beta hydrolase produces MRPLFTRTRALVSAVAAVLAFSSPAHADTPAVPTLTDGYGLTQVGTPQGTATNFVLTVTTPAVAGQHHIRVIVPSSYYTDAAKRYPVFYFLHGVGDDPSNPHLAYPAMLASQKMITVIPDGGLRGWYTDWVRQDTAAGAQNWETFHLNQVIPFIDANFRTIAAKPGRAIGGLSMGGFGALHYAEDRPELFSQAVSLSGAIDFNLYWVRTAIRGTLSNVGFAMSGTSGSGETAGGSGFGPAVPTDSAFGPLNEAGDMSAALAHGPVVNAGKLATVGVSLYTGSGNGNPINVLLDEPAFAESVTEAAQQNLKAALDKAGHPYYAVDYGNGKTWGPNCQGKHTAGCWGQDLVDYLPRLEQAFAAAGVA; encoded by the coding sequence ATGAGACCGTTGTTTACGCGTACGCGAGCCCTGGTGTCCGCTGTCGCGGCAGTGCTGGCCTTCAGCAGCCCCGCCCACGCCGACACTCCCGCTGTGCCCACCCTGACCGACGGCTACGGCCTCACCCAAGTCGGGACCCCGCAAGGCACCGCGACCAACTTCGTCCTCACTGTGACGACTCCGGCGGTCGCGGGACAGCACCACATCCGCGTCATCGTCCCGAGCAGCTATTACACCGACGCCGCCAAGCGCTACCCGGTGTTCTACTTCCTGCACGGCGTCGGCGACGATCCGAGCAACCCGCATCTGGCGTACCCCGCGATGCTGGCGAGCCAGAAGATGATCACCGTGATTCCGGACGGCGGGCTCCGCGGCTGGTACACCGACTGGGTCCGCCAGGACACCGCGGCCGGGGCGCAGAACTGGGAAACCTTCCACCTCAACCAGGTGATCCCGTTCATCGACGCCAACTTCCGCACCATCGCCGCGAAGCCGGGCCGGGCGATCGGCGGATTGTCCATGGGCGGCTTCGGCGCGCTGCACTACGCCGAGGACCGGCCTGAGTTGTTCAGCCAGGCCGTTTCGCTGTCCGGCGCGATCGACTTCAACCTCTACTGGGTCCGGACGGCGATCCGCGGCACGCTGTCCAACGTCGGTTTCGCCATGTCGGGCACGTCCGGCTCCGGCGAGACCGCCGGCGGCAGCGGATTCGGGCCGGCGGTGCCGACCGACTCCGCCTTCGGACCGCTCAACGAGGCGGGCGACATGTCCGCGGCGCTGGCCCACGGCCCGGTCGTCAATGCCGGGAAACTGGCCACAGTCGGCGTTTCGCTCTACACCGGCTCCGGCAACGGGAACCCGATCAACGTCCTCCTCGACGAACCGGCGTTCGCCGAATCGGTCACCGAGGCCGCCCAGCAGAACCTGAAGGCGGCGCTCGACAAGGCCGGACATCCTTACTACGCCGTGGATTACGGCAACGGCAAGACCTGGGGACCGAACTGCCAGGGCAAGCACACGGCCGGGTGCTGGGGCCAGGACCTCGTCGACTACCTGCCCCGCCTGGAGCAAGCTTTCGCCGCTGCTGGGGTCGCCTAA
- a CDS encoding putative quinol monooxygenase, with protein sequence MSEIVVIARLKAKPGRSGEMLALFSELVPEVLRDEPETLRYAFYVEQDPLRVTVVEKYPSRAALEAHNTGVLTKYLSRLLELLDGAPETVELRPAELAISVSPDDAARLSL encoded by the coding sequence TTGTCTGAAATCGTTGTTATCGCCCGCCTCAAGGCGAAGCCGGGCCGCAGTGGCGAAATGCTCGCCCTGTTTTCCGAACTGGTTCCCGAAGTGCTGCGCGATGAGCCTGAGACTCTGCGGTATGCCTTCTATGTTGAACAGGACCCGTTGCGGGTGACGGTGGTCGAGAAGTACCCCTCGCGCGCCGCTCTCGAAGCGCACAACACCGGAGTACTGACCAAGTACCTGTCCCGGCTGCTCGAACTCCTCGACGGCGCACCGGAAACAGTCGAACTGCGACCGGCGGAGCTGGCGATCTCAGTCAGTCCGGACGACGCCGCCCGGTTGAGCCTCTAG
- a CDS encoding CocE/NonD family hydrolase: protein MYPPRIDAGVQMTTRDGVTLVGDLYRPAADGRWPVLLHRTPYDRTGVFRVSGLVADPVWLARQGFAVLVQDSRGRFGSGGEFDFITQEYNDSSDTIDWAAEQPWSDGNVGIYGSSYLGMTVLQAVAARNPRLKAAVGMIGTADMRHTARPGGLFELGFLTLYALGMAAEGLDHTSLSPAERDQVRKQLEKAFADRRAAVSQLPLTSLAPLDDGRVAPSWADWLRSPHDPFWDRPTLLTEPERVDIPFLQISGYRDFTSPTQFRLATRLAGNEKASLIAGPWTHAGTYSAFGDVGARVLPNAAAGVPTWSPVLASFFDRHLRGGDGSDFPAAEPYLSGRVSYFVGGSNTWANAPAWPPASTVEEWALSSDGLLTTEGSHGSDTFTADPRDPFPTHGGVIAFEGDPAAAPGGIQDQRAVDGREDVLRYTSAPLTEDVTIAGQAEMIAYVTSTAPDADICVTLVDVEPDGFALNVAEGAQRARYRNGGDTDWLAAEEPSRVIVTLHDVAHRFARGHRIRVQIAGFSFPRFSRNLHTRTVPEFGTLDEAVVAQHTLHHNENYPSALRLPVLGA, encoded by the coding sequence GTGTATCCACCGCGCATCGACGCTGGCGTCCAGATGACGACCCGGGACGGCGTCACCCTGGTCGGCGACCTGTACCGCCCGGCCGCGGACGGTCGCTGGCCCGTGCTGCTGCACCGGACGCCTTACGACCGCACGGGCGTTTTCCGCGTGTCGGGGCTCGTCGCCGATCCGGTATGGCTGGCCCGGCAGGGCTTCGCGGTGCTGGTGCAGGACAGCCGCGGGCGATTCGGGTCCGGCGGGGAGTTCGACTTCATCACGCAGGAGTACAACGACTCCTCCGACACGATCGACTGGGCCGCCGAGCAGCCCTGGAGCGACGGCAACGTCGGGATTTACGGCTCGTCCTATCTGGGCATGACCGTGCTGCAGGCCGTCGCCGCCCGGAATCCGCGGCTCAAGGCGGCGGTCGGGATGATCGGGACCGCCGACATGCGGCACACCGCGCGCCCGGGCGGACTGTTCGAGCTGGGGTTTCTGACCTTGTACGCCCTGGGGATGGCCGCGGAAGGTCTGGACCACACCTCGCTGAGCCCGGCCGAGCGGGACCAGGTGCGCAAACAACTGGAGAAGGCTTTCGCTGACCGTCGGGCGGCGGTGAGCCAGTTGCCGTTGACCAGCCTCGCTCCGCTGGACGACGGCCGGGTCGCGCCGTCGTGGGCGGACTGGCTGCGGTCGCCGCACGATCCGTTCTGGGACCGGCCCACGCTGCTCACCGAGCCCGAGCGGGTGGACATTCCGTTTCTGCAGATCAGCGGATACCGGGACTTCACAAGCCCTACGCAGTTCCGGCTCGCGACCCGGTTGGCGGGCAACGAAAAAGCCAGCCTGATCGCCGGTCCGTGGACTCACGCGGGCACCTACAGCGCGTTCGGCGACGTCGGCGCGCGGGTGTTGCCGAACGCGGCGGCCGGGGTGCCGACGTGGAGTCCGGTGCTCGCCTCGTTCTTCGACCGGCATCTGCGCGGCGGCGACGGTTCGGATTTCCCCGCGGCTGAGCCATATCTGTCCGGGAGGGTCAGCTATTTCGTCGGCGGATCGAATACGTGGGCGAACGCACCTGCCTGGCCGCCCGCATCGACGGTCGAAGAATGGGCGCTTTCCTCAGACGGCCTGCTGACGACCGAAGGGAGCCACGGCTCAGACACCTTCACGGCCGATCCGCGAGACCCGTTTCCCACGCACGGCGGAGTAATCGCGTTCGAGGGCGACCCCGCCGCGGCTCCGGGCGGCATCCAGGATCAGCGCGCGGTCGACGGGCGCGAGGACGTGCTCCGCTACACGAGCGCCCCGCTGACCGAGGACGTGACGATCGCCGGGCAAGCCGAGATGATCGCGTACGTCACCAGCACCGCGCCGGACGCCGACATCTGCGTCACTTTGGTGGACGTCGAGCCTGATGGTTTCGCGCTCAATGTCGCCGAGGGTGCGCAGCGGGCCCGATATCGCAACGGCGGCGACACCGATTGGCTTGCCGCGGAAGAACCCAGCCGCGTGATAGTTACCTTGCACGACGTCGCGCATCGATTCGCCCGCGGGCATCGTATCCGGGTGCAGATCGCCGGGTTCAGCTTTCCGCGATTCAGCCGCAATCTGCACACTCGCACGGTGCCGGAGTTCGGCACTCTCGACGAGGCGGTAGTCGCGCAGCACACCTTGCACCACAACGAAAATTATCCATCCGCACTGCGTCTTCCAGTGCTCGGCGCATAA
- a CDS encoding NADP-dependent oxidoreductase: MKAVRFAEYGGPDVLDLAEVPEPHAGPGQIRVAVRAAGVNPHDWRTREGQFQRIRPIDLPSGVGQDASGVVDEIGEGVTGIAVGDLVLGRGSNTYAEFAALSSWARLPSGLTFAEAAGYPSVVETALRVLRLVDVQTGQTLLVSGAAGGVGSAVLQIARERGIKVIGTASPANQDYVRSLGAIATTYGEGWVDRVRQLGQIDAALDLNGTGVIRGLLDLTGDPSRVITIADLEAPMLGIRFAGVGGNMMDALAETVSLISQGKLHIPVEKSYPLAEASAAHADSQAGHTRGRRVLLV; this comes from the coding sequence ATGAAAGCAGTGCGCTTCGCCGAATACGGCGGCCCCGACGTCCTTGACCTGGCAGAAGTGCCCGAACCCCACGCCGGCCCCGGCCAGATCCGGGTCGCCGTGCGAGCGGCAGGCGTGAACCCGCACGATTGGCGCACGCGAGAAGGCCAGTTCCAGCGGATCCGCCCGATCGACCTGCCCTCCGGCGTCGGCCAAGACGCCTCCGGCGTCGTCGACGAGATCGGCGAGGGCGTCACCGGCATCGCGGTCGGGGACCTGGTGCTGGGCCGGGGCTCGAACACCTACGCCGAGTTCGCCGCCCTGTCGTCCTGGGCGCGCCTGCCCTCGGGCCTGACCTTCGCCGAAGCCGCCGGATACCCGTCGGTGGTCGAAACCGCGCTCCGCGTCCTCCGCCTGGTCGATGTCCAAACTGGACAGACGCTGCTGGTGAGCGGCGCCGCGGGCGGAGTCGGCTCAGCGGTGCTGCAGATCGCCCGCGAGCGCGGAATCAAGGTGATCGGCACGGCCAGTCCCGCGAACCAGGACTACGTACGGAGCCTGGGCGCCATCGCGACCACCTACGGCGAGGGCTGGGTCGACCGGGTCCGTCAGCTCGGCCAGATCGACGCCGCTCTGGATCTCAACGGCACCGGGGTGATCCGCGGTCTCTTGGACCTGACCGGGGATCCTTCGCGAGTGATCACCATCGCCGACCTGGAGGCCCCGATGCTGGGGATTCGCTTCGCGGGCGTCGGCGGGAACATGATGGACGCGCTGGCTGAGACGGTAAGCCTTATCTCGCAAGGAAAACTCCACATCCCGGTCGAGAAGTCCTATCCGCTGGCCGAGGCTTCGGCAGCGCACGCGGACAGCCAGGCGGGGCATACTCGCGGACGCCGGGTATTGCTGGTCTGA
- a CDS encoding G1 family glutamic endopeptidase — protein MPTKRPLRNLARTITVLAAGALLPLPVTQLPAKPLSANAAAAQDQTQAGPSVRPHGTTTVTNFTSRNWSGYFTTNAAHTTDFRSVHARWIQPKVTCPANKDAWVVSWVGMDGWWNDVVEQGGSSARCVNGVPQYALWWEMFPHNDIQLANPVKPGDLIDASVTYEAAAKKFRIVVKDQTTGQTLIQVQPCYPDMGGCPRVNAEVITETPLGGSAGDGVFFLPNYGAVRYDQVSVTDTGGHVGSLDNPHWDLGHVNQVSPTSGVTKQNALALGPRGASFSTVWVHE, from the coding sequence GAAACCTGGCGAGAACGATCACCGTGCTCGCCGCTGGGGCGTTGCTTCCGCTACCGGTGACACAGCTGCCCGCGAAACCGTTGTCCGCCAACGCGGCCGCGGCCCAGGACCAAACACAAGCCGGGCCTTCAGTCCGGCCGCACGGAACTACCACGGTCACCAACTTCACCTCGCGGAACTGGTCGGGCTACTTCACCACCAACGCGGCCCACACGACCGATTTCCGGTCCGTGCACGCGCGGTGGATCCAGCCCAAGGTCACCTGTCCGGCGAACAAAGACGCCTGGGTCGTCTCCTGGGTCGGCATGGACGGCTGGTGGAACGACGTCGTCGAGCAAGGCGGCTCTTCGGCACGCTGCGTCAACGGCGTCCCGCAGTACGCGCTCTGGTGGGAGATGTTCCCGCACAACGACATCCAGCTCGCGAACCCGGTCAAACCGGGAGACCTGATCGACGCCAGCGTCACCTACGAAGCCGCGGCCAAGAAGTTCCGCATCGTCGTCAAGGACCAGACGACCGGGCAGACGCTGATTCAGGTCCAGCCCTGCTATCCGGACATGGGCGGCTGCCCGCGGGTCAACGCCGAGGTGATCACCGAGACGCCGCTCGGCGGAAGCGCCGGCGACGGCGTGTTTTTCCTGCCGAACTACGGGGCCGTCAGATACGACCAGGTGTCCGTGACCGACACCGGCGGGCACGTCGGATCCCTGGACAATCCTCATTGGGACCTCGGGCACGTCAACCAGGTGAGCCCGACGAGCGGCGTCACCAAGCAGAACGCCTTGGCCCTCGGGCCGCGCGGCGCGTCGTTCAGCACTGTGTGGGTCCACGAGTAG